In the genome of Fluviispira vulneris, one region contains:
- a CDS encoding methyl-accepting chemotaxis protein, giving the protein MVNFLLKIKHLSLLAKIFTLSIGSVIITGITSLILAKSNFNQQEEFLKGKLSLATQDLSNAIQDQFYDRYTDIRMFSQHFKNLNYPQNESTAYLNQIIKLYKIYDLITVCDLNGRLIAVNNIGKNGSYINSDLFYKINFLKLKWVQETIENKYLEDKTKNLENVNFQDAQFDTQLESILKENVYTSIYSTLIYNSKNEPIGVISAHANFAWVENIIKRLYADFSKSGLKTLEINVLDKKGFLLLDYNPMLNNGKTEVKHNEKVLNKYNLFTSNNFSGEEGVIEALHSRRKVMQIKAFKNIAGNKIVDSLGWKIIVKMDSSEFFADIYRGEIIYLLSFILIMILVILISYIFSSQLSKSLSVVANSLTLGNQLLYKTSEETSAESQKLSEAAINQSDSLQKTVSAVNEINSMISKTKEMTVISQEKAGENKVIVNQGKEIVHKMLKSIENIKSSNENVYQEVMQGNNRISEIVKLISEIENKTKIINTIVFQTKLLSFNASVEAARAGENGRGFAVVAEEVGNLAQMSGSASKDISVMLKASIEKVKSIIAETKQNIDNILESSKSAMQSGEKVSSDCSKIFENIYEKTEEFATIVNEIANSTKEQAKGISEINVAMNELDSVTNNNTAIAKKSAENATELLKQSYEIEKMSNYLLAIISGKNN; this is encoded by the coding sequence GTGGTAAATTTTTTACTGAAAATTAAACATTTATCATTACTAGCAAAAATTTTTACACTTAGCATTGGCAGTGTTATTATTACTGGTATCACCTCGCTTATACTGGCAAAAAGTAACTTTAATCAGCAAGAAGAATTTTTAAAAGGAAAGCTTTCACTTGCTACTCAAGATCTGTCAAATGCTATTCAAGATCAATTTTATGATAGATACACAGATATAAGAATGTTTTCTCAGCATTTTAAAAATTTAAATTATCCTCAAAATGAAAGCACTGCTTATTTAAATCAAATTATTAAGCTTTATAAAATATATGATTTGATAACTGTTTGTGATTTAAATGGAAGATTGATAGCGGTAAATAATATAGGAAAAAATGGATCTTATATTAATAGTGATTTGTTTTATAAAATAAACTTTTTAAAACTCAAATGGGTTCAAGAAACAATAGAAAATAAGTATCTTGAAGATAAAACAAAGAATTTGGAAAATGTAAATTTCCAAGACGCCCAATTTGATACACAACTGGAATCTATTTTAAAAGAAAATGTCTACACAAGTATATACTCTACATTAATTTATAATAGTAAAAATGAACCTATTGGGGTAATAAGTGCGCATGCAAATTTTGCATGGGTAGAAAATATTATTAAAAGACTATATGCCGATTTTTCAAAAAGCGGACTTAAAACTTTAGAAATAAATGTGTTGGATAAAAAAGGTTTTCTATTATTAGATTACAATCCAATGTTAAATAATGGTAAAACAGAAGTAAAACATAATGAAAAAGTTTTAAATAAATATAATTTATTTACTTCAAATAATTTTTCAGGCGAGGAGGGAGTGATTGAAGCTCTCCATTCAAGAAGAAAAGTAATGCAGATAAAAGCATTTAAAAATATTGCAGGTAATAAAATCGTAGACAGTCTAGGTTGGAAAATTATTGTAAAAATGGACAGCAGTGAATTTTTTGCTGATATTTATCGAGGGGAAATAATCTATTTATTGTCATTTATATTGATAATGATTTTAGTTATATTGATTAGTTATATATTTAGTTCTCAATTGAGCAAATCTTTATCAGTTGTGGCAAACTCTTTAACTCTTGGCAATCAGTTGCTATATAAAACTTCTGAAGAAACCTCAGCTGAAAGCCAGAAACTTTCTGAGGCTGCTATCAATCAATCAGACTCCCTGCAAAAAACTGTTTCAGCCGTCAATGAAATCAATTCCATGATTAGTAAAACAAAAGAGATGACTGTTATTTCTCAAGAAAAAGCTGGAGAAAATAAAGTAATAGTCAATCAAGGAAAAGAAATAGTTCATAAAATGCTAAAGTCGATCGAAAATATAAAATCTAGTAATGAAAATGTTTATCAAGAAGTTATGCAAGGTAACAATCGTATATCAGAAATAGTTAAACTAATTTCAGAAATTGAAAATAAAACTAAGATAATTAATACGATTGTGTTTCAGACAAAGTTACTGTCCTTTAATGCTTCTGTAGAAGCTGCTCGTGCGGGCGAAAATGGAAGAGGATTTGCAGTTGTTGCTGAAGAAGTTGGGAACTTAGCACAGATGAGTGGAAGTGCTTCAAAAGATATTTCGGTCATGCTTAAAGCAAGCATAGAAAAAGTAAAAAGCATAATTGCTGAGACAAAACAAAATATTGATAATATTCTTGAAAGCTCTAAGTCTGCAATGCAAAGTGGGGAAAAAGTCAGTTCAGATTGCTCCAAAATTTTTGAAAATATTTATGAAAAAACCGAAGAATTTGCAACAATAGTTAATGAAATTGCAAACTCAACAAAGGAACAAGCAAAAGGAATTTCAGAAATAAATGTAGCTATGAACGAATTGGATTCTGTTACAAATAACAATACAGCAATCGCAAAAAAATCTGCAGAAAATGCTACAGAGTTGCTGAAACAAAGTTATGAAATAGAAAAAATGTCAAACTATCTATTAGCCATAATATCAGGAAAAAATAATTAA
- a CDS encoding GyrI-like domain-containing protein: protein MNVIEMKSPKFLVGIETRTQNSLEIKGEGKIPSLWNEFLNTFKLDRKISNDIYAVYSNYESDENGQYDYFIGYEIADPDKYLNDDRYAVKQIEVGKYSVISPIHKLSENVAYNTWQKIWQMNAKQLGGERLFHTDFEVYTNEKKNGQHSLVNIYLSLKK from the coding sequence ATGAATGTAATTGAAATGAAAAGCCCAAAATTTTTAGTAGGAATTGAAACACGCACTCAAAATTCTTTAGAAATAAAGGGTGAAGGCAAAATTCCTTCTCTATGGAATGAATTTTTAAATACTTTTAAACTCGATAGAAAAATTTCCAATGATATTTATGCTGTCTATTCAAACTACGAGAGTGATGAAAATGGTCAATATGATTACTTTATTGGTTATGAAATTGCTGATCCAGATAAATATTTAAATGATGATAGATACGCTGTTAAACAGATAGAGGTTGGCAAGTATTCAGTTATCTCACCAATTCATAAGCTTTCTGAAAATGTAGCTTACAACACATGGCAAAAAATATGGCAAATGAATGCTAAACAATTAGGTGGAGAACGATTATTTCACACTGATTTTGAAGTTTATACTAATGAAAAAAAGAATGGCCAGCACAGTTTAGTAAATATTTATTTAAGCTTAAAAAAATAA
- a CDS encoding glycosyltransferase family 9 protein gives MKVGIFHTAFIGDIALSSLLIEALFQEKHEIYLITRKASILLYKNDPRIKGFVSADKAKGIKKINSLRTIANQIKALNLEVLLVPHKSTTSALCAYLSHVPKRISYNDSSLRFLYTENLPFHKEKHECIRCLDIAPRWLVSETTYQNAVKIARPILKPAQDMPTFNLKNPHFFQNNNSFFIVSPGSVWATKKYPPQHFAKAIFSLLSKNKNIRCILTGTQQDKMDINTILSFFAPFSELSARIIDTSMYLPLDEFVTLISKAQFVIANDSSPIHIASGSNIPVVSIFGPTTWKFGFYPTSDKNVVLNYKDENGNTLACHPCTPHGSQTCPQKHFRCMLELSPDLLANSVEKLLPELFIS, from the coding sequence ATGAAAGTTGGAATTTTTCACACAGCTTTTATAGGTGATATAGCATTGAGTAGTCTTTTAATTGAAGCTTTATTTCAAGAAAAGCATGAAATTTATTTGATCACTCGAAAAGCAAGCATTTTGTTATATAAAAATGACCCAAGAATTAAGGGTTTTGTATCTGCCGATAAAGCAAAAGGAATAAAGAAAATAAATTCATTAAGAACTATAGCAAATCAAATAAAAGCATTGAACTTAGAAGTCTTACTTGTCCCACATAAATCAACAACATCTGCTCTTTGCGCATATTTGAGTCATGTTCCAAAAAGAATTTCTTACAATGACAGTTCTCTGAGATTTTTATACACAGAAAATCTTCCTTTTCATAAGGAAAAACATGAATGTATTAGATGCCTTGATATTGCGCCCAGATGGCTTGTTTCTGAAACAACCTATCAAAATGCAGTTAAAATTGCTCGCCCAATTTTAAAACCAGCTCAAGATATGCCTACATTTAATTTAAAAAATCCTCATTTCTTTCAAAATAATAATTCTTTTTTTATAGTAAGTCCTGGCTCTGTTTGGGCCACAAAAAAGTATCCTCCTCAGCATTTTGCGAAGGCTATTTTTTCATTATTGAGTAAAAATAAAAATATAAGATGCATTTTAACAGGAACTCAACAGGATAAAATGGATATAAACACTATTTTATCTTTCTTTGCACCCTTTTCTGAATTATCAGCACGTATTATTGATACTTCTATGTACTTGCCTTTAGATGAATTTGTTACATTAATATCTAAAGCTCAATTTGTGATCGCAAATGATTCAAGTCCGATTCATATTGCTTCGGGTTCAAATATTCCTGTCGTTTCTATCTTCGGCCCAACAACATGGAAATTTGGCTTTTACCCAACTTCAGACAAAAATGTTGTCCTTAATTACAAAGATGAAAATGGCAATACACTGGCTTGTCACCCATGCACTCCCCACGGATCACAGACCTGTCCACAAAAACATTTTCGCTGTATGCTAGAATTATCGCCAGACCTTTTAGCAAATTCGGTTGAAAAATTATTACCTGAGTTGTTCATTTCATAA
- a CDS encoding S10 family peptidase, with amino-acid sequence MLLYAKIIRISFKKIAISIIGFSLLASCGKNRNNNSNLNDVNKSTLDQTDDIEATVEKTYIDNDIYGSRANDSVTNASEGVSKTQHAITINGKRIKYTATAGHLVTVDPDSSMPNAKMFYIAYTLNQQNKEKRPVTFIYNGGPGSSAVWLLLGSFSPIRIKTSMPDYTPPAPYTIEENPDSLLDKTDLIFINPVGTGYSVAISPAKNKDFWGVDPDANSITAFIKRYLTLNNRWNSPKFLMGESYGTPRSAVTSYILHQNGIDLNGITLISSILDYSKFGNTEGLFPSLAANAWYHVLSSGESKLSLENFVKNAIRFSNDKYGPYLTDWRTSYYEFNRLVFHNPNYYLKYRLEKLLNEVSSYQELIENLATGYPDEYELSVKLTDLINNLTPMDLKLVQKASKFIGIKPEAIQAQTTLVFKKTPLLDMTDYFLNNLLADKGRVISIYDGRSTGLNTGIARNIRDFLSKDPAVVNVQGAYTAAWNHYLNNELKYYSRSNFQSMNSLVGDNWNYSHIDPTGRQRGGNSENTGGLYTAGDLAATMSLNPDLIVFQASGYYDTITPFYQSELDIKAMDMDPALQKNITIEKYPSGHMIYLDSKSRTAMKEDLSNFYNKALNNTNAMKRILILQNKTMKSLSNNKIN; translated from the coding sequence ATGTTACTTTATGCAAAAATTATAAGAATAAGTTTTAAAAAAATAGCAATATCAATAATAGGTTTTTCATTATTAGCATCATGTGGAAAAAATAGAAATAATAACTCAAATTTGAATGATGTTAACAAGTCTACTTTAGATCAAACAGATGATATTGAAGCTACAGTTGAAAAAACATATATTGATAATGATATTTATGGGAGTCGTGCCAATGACTCTGTTACTAATGCGAGCGAAGGAGTTTCTAAAACTCAGCATGCTATTACTATAAATGGAAAAAGAATAAAGTACACAGCCACAGCAGGGCATCTCGTTACGGTAGATCCAGATTCTTCTATGCCAAATGCAAAAATGTTTTATATTGCATATACCTTAAATCAACAAAATAAAGAGAAGCGACCAGTAACCTTTATTTATAATGGAGGTCCGGGCTCATCTGCTGTGTGGCTTTTGCTGGGTTCATTTTCACCAATACGCATAAAAACTTCGATGCCTGACTACACTCCACCCGCACCTTATACAATTGAAGAAAATCCAGATAGTTTACTTGATAAAACAGATCTCATTTTTATTAACCCTGTAGGAACTGGTTATTCTGTCGCAATTTCTCCTGCAAAAAATAAAGATTTTTGGGGAGTGGACCCAGATGCTAATTCCATAACTGCATTTATTAAACGATATTTAACGCTTAATAACAGATGGAATTCGCCAAAATTCTTAATGGGAGAATCTTATGGTACGCCAAGAAGCGCGGTCACATCTTATATTTTGCATCAAAATGGAATTGATTTAAATGGGATCACTTTAATCTCATCTATACTTGACTATAGCAAATTCGGAAATACAGAGGGACTCTTTCCATCTCTTGCAGCAAATGCTTGGTATCACGTACTTTCTTCTGGTGAAAGCAAACTAAGTCTTGAGAACTTTGTAAAAAATGCTATTAGATTTTCAAACGATAAATACGGGCCATATTTAACTGATTGGCGAACAAGCTATTATGAATTCAACCGTTTAGTATTTCACAATCCAAACTATTATTTAAAATATCGTTTAGAAAAACTATTAAATGAAGTTAGTAGTTATCAAGAACTCATTGAAAATCTAGCGACAGGATATCCTGACGAATATGAACTATCTGTTAAACTAACTGATTTAATAAATAATTTAACACCCATGGATCTTAAATTAGTTCAAAAAGCATCAAAATTTATTGGTATAAAACCAGAAGCTATCCAAGCACAAACGACTCTTGTGTTTAAAAAAACTCCCCTTTTGGATATGACTGATTATTTCTTAAACAATTTACTTGCAGATAAAGGAAGAGTCATTAGTATTTATGATGGGCGATCTACTGGCTTAAATACAGGCATAGCTCGCAATATTCGTGATTTTTTAAGTAAAGACCCTGCTGTTGTCAATGTACAAGGAGCTTATACCGCAGCATGGAATCACTATTTAAATAACGAATTAAAATATTATTCCAGATCTAATTTTCAAAGCATGAATAGCTTAGTGGGAGATAATTGGAACTATAGTCATATTGACCCGACTGGTCGTCAGAGAGGAGGAAACTCTGAAAATACAGGAGGTCTTTATACTGCAGGGGATCTTGCTGCAACGATGAGTTTAAACCCAGATCTCATTGTTTTTCAAGCGAGTGGTTATTACGATACTATAACTCCTTTTTATCAGTCAGAACTTGATATTAAAGCAATGGATATGGACCCAGCTTTGCAAAAAAATATAACTATAGAAAAGTATCCATCAGGCCATATGATTTATTTAGATAGTAAATCACGTACAGCAATGAAGGAAGATTTAAGCAACTTTTATAATAAAGCATTAAATAATACCAATGCAATGAAACGCATTTTGATTTTGCAAAATAAAACTATGAAAAGTCTTTCAAATAATAAAATAAATTAG
- a CDS encoding HAMP domain-containing methyl-accepting chemotaxis protein has protein sequence MNTKSFSYKLNLSMIILFSFILFISIFSIMMINKTQVYSAETETNWLPSIVSAQKMQSTFSSISRRPLRIILEDNKKEKEEGVKILKKAIEKFVKEKELYKKLISVPDEKEAYEKLSSAWNDFSIIIEQTLDLSKKGLNSEAFKVFNVKGRPFQLIIEGALNQITEVNNKGAIESTQKGKNLTFYTSITVCSILILSLLILIIIIQIVRKTTLSIEKSIFELKEQSNKMKAIGVILKESAHNLSHSVTEQASSVHETSAAINEITSMVNRTTENSKESSNIAKNSSQKAKEGEKIMNDLVLSMESIQESNTQLQNISDIIKQIHAKTAMINEIVTKTELLSLNASIESARAGEYGKGFAVVAEEVGNLAKISGKSALEIQELITSSQEQVNKILGITKERIDSGKKITGLAQETFHFISDNIQSLSSVLEQISDATKEQEIGVKQISTAMSQIDNVTQKSQETSLLTSESSQNVSEQSEKLAKTSNKIEFLIRGKNS, from the coding sequence ATGAATACTAAAAGTTTCTCATATAAATTAAACCTATCTATGATAATTCTCTTTAGCTTTATTTTATTTATCTCTATTTTTTCTATAATGATGATCAATAAAACACAGGTCTATTCAGCTGAAACAGAAACAAATTGGTTGCCAAGTATTGTGTCTGCTCAGAAAATGCAGTCGACATTTTCTTCAATTAGCAGAAGGCCTCTTCGAATTATTTTAGAAGATAATAAAAAAGAAAAGGAAGAGGGAGTAAAAATCTTAAAAAAAGCTATAGAAAAATTTGTCAAAGAGAAAGAATTGTATAAAAAATTAATTTCAGTACCAGATGAAAAAGAAGCTTATGAAAAATTAAGTTCTGCTTGGAATGATTTTTCAATAATTATTGAGCAAACTCTGGATTTATCTAAAAAAGGACTAAATTCCGAAGCTTTTAAAGTCTTTAATGTTAAAGGACGTCCATTTCAATTAATAATTGAAGGCGCTTTAAATCAAATAACTGAGGTCAATAATAAAGGAGCTATCGAATCTACTCAAAAAGGAAAAAATTTAACATTTTATACATCGATAACTGTTTGTTCAATTTTAATACTGTCATTGCTTATTCTTATTATTATCATACAAATTGTTCGGAAAACAACATTATCCATTGAAAAATCTATATTTGAATTAAAAGAACAGAGCAATAAGATGAAAGCTATAGGTGTCATTTTAAAAGAGAGTGCTCATAATCTTTCTCATTCAGTTACGGAGCAAGCATCATCTGTTCATGAAACGAGCGCAGCTATCAATGAAATTACCAGTATGGTCAATAGAACAACTGAAAATTCAAAGGAGTCTAGTAATATTGCAAAAAACTCTTCTCAAAAAGCAAAAGAAGGTGAGAAGATCATGAATGATCTTGTTCTTTCCATGGAGAGCATTCAAGAATCGAACACACAATTGCAAAATATATCAGATATAATTAAACAAATTCACGCAAAAACAGCCATGATTAATGAAATAGTCACAAAAACTGAACTTTTATCTCTAAATGCTTCAATTGAATCTGCACGTGCCGGTGAATATGGTAAAGGCTTTGCAGTGGTAGCTGAAGAAGTGGGAAATTTAGCTAAGATCAGCGGAAAGTCTGCTTTGGAAATACAGGAACTCATTACTTCTAGCCAAGAACAAGTGAATAAAATATTAGGAATTACGAAGGAACGTATCGACTCAGGCAAGAAAATTACGGGATTAGCTCAGGAAACTTTTCATTTTATATCGGATAACATTCAATCTTTATCGTCAGTGTTAGAACAAATATCGGATGCAACTAAAGAACAGGAAATTGGTGTCAAACAGATTTCAACAGCAATGTCTCAAATTGATAATGTAACACAAAAAAGTCAAGAAACATCATTGCTCACTTCTGAATCATCACAGAATGTCTCTGAACAAAGTGAAAAACTGGCAAAGACTTCAAATAAAATTGAATTTCTCATTCGTGGAAAAAATTCCTGA
- a CDS encoding N-acetylmuramoyl-L-alanine amidase has translation MLKNLIIYPLLLIFFISCKSLNNSLSVVIIERSKPDEEKEKISLDESYKYDVDEDFLTDIKYPFRFKKDAVSSIVFHYTAQKFKKSLRSLTNGGNSSHWLVPEKGDTIYKIVNEDRRARHAGESRWKYRKNLNVISVGVEIVNLGFRCRALRKYCPKNSLEWLEYPEEQQKLIVALAKDIQKRYNVDPMCVVGHADIAPERKLDPGPLFPWKRLADNGVGAWVTEEEIQREIQNIKKTITGEISRLIVQIRFHEFGYDIKKEGTSDKSLHNKILKYQYSMRKSPIGELSELNKVNDFGNKKPDNNIFDDNKTNFAIQAFLMHYRPKLYLANENNDQFTDHYDKHKLDHNPDHESDNDVNNKAKYNVANIEILATLQALLIKYPNKTRVSCEFDLAK, from the coding sequence ATGCTAAAGAATTTAATAATCTATCCGTTGCTTTTAATTTTTTTTATAAGCTGTAAAAGTTTAAATAATTCACTCAGTGTAGTAATTATTGAACGATCAAAGCCGGATGAAGAAAAAGAAAAAATATCCTTGGATGAATCGTATAAGTATGATGTCGATGAAGACTTTCTAACTGATATAAAATACCCTTTTCGCTTTAAGAAAGATGCAGTAAGCTCTATAGTATTTCACTATACAGCGCAAAAATTTAAAAAATCTCTTCGTTCATTAACCAATGGTGGGAACAGTTCGCACTGGCTCGTGCCAGAAAAGGGTGATACCATATATAAAATTGTGAATGAAGACAGAAGAGCTCGCCACGCAGGTGAAAGTCGATGGAAATATCGAAAAAATTTAAATGTGATCTCTGTTGGAGTTGAAATAGTTAATTTAGGATTTAGATGCAGAGCCCTCCGAAAATATTGCCCTAAAAACTCGTTAGAATGGTTAGAATATCCTGAAGAACAACAGAAATTAATAGTAGCTCTCGCGAAAGATATTCAAAAGCGTTATAATGTTGACCCGATGTGTGTGGTTGGTCATGCAGATATTGCTCCTGAAAGAAAATTAGATCCCGGTCCGCTTTTCCCATGGAAGCGCTTAGCTGACAATGGTGTTGGTGCATGGGTTACAGAAGAAGAAATTCAAAGAGAGATTCAGAATATTAAAAAAACCATCACAGGAGAAATATCAAGATTAATCGTACAAATTAGATTTCATGAATTTGGCTATGACATAAAAAAAGAAGGCACATCAGATAAATCATTGCATAACAAGATCTTAAAGTATCAATATAGTATGCGAAAATCACCTATTGGTGAATTAAGTGAACTCAATAAAGTTAATGATTTTGGGAACAAAAAGCCTGATAACAATATTTTTGATGATAATAAAACAAACTTCGCTATCCAAGCATTTTTAATGCACTATAGACCAAAATTATATTTAGCAAATGAAAATAATGACCAATTTACAGACCACTATGATAAACACAAGCTTGATCATAATCCAGATCACGAATCGGATAATGATGTGAATAATAAAGCAAAATATAACGTAGCAAATATCGAAATTCTCGCTACTTTACAAGCACTTCTTATTAAATACCCCAATAAAACAAGAGTAAGCTGTGAATTTGATCTAGCAAAATAA
- a CDS encoding Y-family DNA polymerase encodes MISLIDGNNFYVSCERVFNPKLRNKPVVVLSNNDGCVVSRSDEAKKLGIKMGQPFFEIKPLIKKHDIKYFSSNYSLYGDMSARIIKTLEQFSPEIEIYSIDEAFIDLSHVSQEKLHEFGWKIKNTVYQHTGIPCGIGISFTKSLAKVANKIAKKSAKAKGVLALYEQNHIAEALKRTEVGDLWGIGRKYAKKLKENGVHSALEYRNLEIDWLRKNLTINGVHLAQELHGISRIELELFHEPKKSITVSRSFGRAQSDFNDIFSALANHIAVACRKLRQEGLEAQYFCIYLATSYHKENFFSDSINIRLPYYTSFTPEYLKYGLIALKKIFKENKMYKKCGILLFDLKSKSTLPSHLFDFRNLEQENALISTIDQINDRNGSSAINFADLFINKNWAPQRAHVSKKYTTNLNEIIKAR; translated from the coding sequence ATGATTTCATTGATCGATGGCAATAACTTTTATGTATCCTGCGAAAGAGTCTTTAATCCAAAATTGCGCAATAAACCTGTAGTTGTTCTTTCAAATAATGATGGCTGTGTTGTTTCAAGAAGTGATGAAGCAAAGAAACTAGGAATAAAAATGGGCCAACCTTTTTTTGAAATAAAGCCACTCATAAAGAAACATGACATAAAATATTTTTCATCTAATTATAGTTTATATGGAGATATGTCTGCTCGAATTATTAAAACTTTGGAACAATTTTCGCCAGAAATAGAAATCTATTCCATTGATGAGGCTTTTATTGATCTCTCACATGTCAGTCAAGAAAAGTTACATGAATTTGGTTGGAAAATTAAAAATACAGTTTATCAGCACACAGGAATTCCTTGTGGTATAGGTATTTCTTTTACAAAATCTCTCGCAAAAGTTGCCAACAAAATTGCAAAAAAATCGGCAAAGGCCAAGGGAGTTCTTGCTCTTTATGAGCAAAATCATATTGCAGAAGCATTAAAACGAACAGAGGTCGGAGATCTCTGGGGAATTGGCAGAAAGTATGCAAAAAAACTGAAAGAAAATGGAGTGCATTCCGCACTCGAATATAGAAATTTAGAGATAGACTGGTTAAGAAAAAACTTAACAATCAATGGAGTGCATCTTGCGCAAGAATTGCATGGTATTTCTCGTATTGAGCTCGAACTTTTTCATGAACCTAAAAAAAGTATTACGGTCTCTCGCAGTTTTGGCCGTGCCCAGAGCGATTTCAACGACATTTTTTCTGCTCTTGCAAACCATATTGCTGTCGCTTGCCGGAAACTACGACAAGAAGGACTCGAGGCACAATATTTTTGTATTTATCTAGCAACTAGCTATCATAAAGAAAATTTTTTTAGCGATTCTATCAATATTCGCCTTCCTTATTATACAAGTTTTACCCCAGAATATTTAAAATATGGATTGATAGCCCTTAAAAAAATATTTAAGGAAAATAAAATGTATAAAAAATGCGGCATTCTCCTTTTTGATTTAAAAAGTAAAAGCACACTGCCCTCTCATTTATTTGATTTTCGTAACCTTGAACAGGAGAATGCTCTTATTTCAACTATCGATCAAATAAATGATCGCAATGGATCCTCTGCCATCAATTTTGCCGATCTTTTTATCAACAAAAATTGGGCTCCACAAAGGGCTCATGTTTCAAAAAAATACACGACTAATTTAAATGAAATTATCAAAGCAAGATAG
- a CDS encoding LexA family protein, which translates to MYCLASFEKKLYLPFAFNPVCAGFPSPATDYMDKKIDLNEFIVKHPAATFYVRAEGNSMLGAGIHSGDLLVVDRSLKAVNGSIIVAIVDGEFTVKRLCLRNNSIVLQAENDLYKSIVISENMDFEIWGVVTTVIHSV; encoded by the coding sequence ATGTATTGCTTAGCATCTTTTGAAAAAAAACTGTATCTTCCATTTGCTTTTAACCCTGTTTGCGCTGGTTTTCCTTCACCTGCAACAGATTATATGGATAAAAAAATCGATTTAAACGAGTTTATTGTGAAACATCCTGCAGCAACTTTTTATGTGCGGGCAGAAGGCAATTCCATGCTCGGAGCTGGTATTCACAGCGGCGACCTCCTCGTTGTGGATCGCTCACTGAAAGCAGTCAATGGCAGCATTATCGTGGCTATTGTTGATGGGGAATTTACAGTAAAGCGCCTTTGTTTGAGAAATAATAGTATTGTTTTGCAAGCAGAAAATGATTTGTATAAAAGTATTGTCATAAGTGAGAATATGGATTTTGAAATTTGGGGCGTAGTTACGACTGTTATTCACTCTGTTTAA
- a CDS encoding SOS response-associated peptidase family protein — protein sequence MCAQFQVELIKFQKSLAIFALDLQSSSWKSRILPHLDAPVILFKDEKYVIDLFHFSLIPIWSKVRKPKFATHNVRLETVLEKPTWRRPFLKNHCLVPMTAFIEPIYEGKFAGNMIRFELAECVFVPAIFDSWEDKSTGEVIHSFSILTSEPGKFVRKIGHERSPIFLKQNIKNLGNWFDFNKHDGNSFIELLNKQYEPKMSVIIDRPLKKGWEKRK from the coding sequence ATGTGTGCACAATTTCAAGTCGAATTGATTAAATTTCAAAAATCCTTAGCTATTTTTGCCTTGGATCTGCAAAGTTCTTCATGGAAAAGCCGAATTTTACCACACTTGGATGCACCCGTTATTTTATTTAAAGATGAAAAATATGTTATTGATTTATTCCATTTCTCGCTAATCCCTATCTGGTCTAAAGTTCGTAAACCCAAGTTTGCAACGCACAATGTACGTTTGGAAACAGTGCTTGAAAAACCGACTTGGCGACGTCCATTTTTAAAGAATCACTGTCTTGTTCCCATGACTGCTTTTATTGAACCAATTTATGAAGGAAAATTTGCAGGCAATATGATTCGCTTTGAATTGGCTGAATGTGTTTTTGTGCCCGCAATTTTTGACAGTTGGGAAGATAAAAGTACAGGAGAAGTGATTCACTCTTTCTCAATTTTGACTTCAGAGCCTGGTAAATTCGTAAGAAAAATAGGACATGAAAGATCTCCTATATTTTTAAAGCAAAATATAAAAAATTTGGGAAATTGGTTTGACTTTAACAAGCATGATGGCAATTCTTTTATTGAGTTACTTAATAAACAGTACGAACCTAAGATGTCAGTTATTATTGATAGACCATTAAAAAAAGGTTGGGAAAAGCGTAAATAG